Genomic window (Candidatus Vicinibacter proximus):
TAAACACATTATTTCCTCTAACAATTTGCTCTTTGCGCCCTACAAGGAAATAAAATCCATACAGGTAAGAATTGCCAATGAAAATCAGTACGATCTGCTAGATATTGAAGCTAATTTAATCGTCGCATACATTCCGGAGCAATCCAAAGCCCGGGTTGTGCGAACACTCCCATTGGAAATTAAAAAAATAGCCATGTTTCCATTAAGCTGGACATTGGTACATCCTTTAAATGAAGAGAGTGAATTAAGGAATTTTTCAAGGGAAGAATTCCTGCGACTCAATTTTGAATTCATTTTGCTGGTAAGCGCGTATGATGAAGGCACTGGAAGGACTATTAAAAGTATACATTCATATGATAAATCCGACTTTGTTTTTAATGCTAAATTCAAACCAATGTTTGAATTAAAAGATGGTAAAACTTACCTCCATTTGGATAAAATCAATGAAATTGAACATTTGGATTAAACCATTTGAATAAATAATTATCTAACCTTTAAATCGATTCTTTTGAAACATGCAGATGATGAAGTAATCCTGGATTTAATTAAAAACTCAGGCAGTTTGGAAAGAGGTTTTCGTGCTTTGATGGAAAAATACCAGGAAAAGTTGTACTGGAATATCAGGAGAATGGTACTGAATCACGATGATGCAGATGACGTTCTGCAAAATACCTTTATAAAGGTATACCGAAATATTGGACAGTTTGAACAAAAAAGCAGCCTGTTTACCTGGTTGTACAGGATCGCCACCAATGAAACCCTTAGTTTCATAGAGAGAAACAAGAAGTGGAAATATGATAACCTGGAAGATCAAAGCGAGCATCCAGCAATCTTGGCTTTAAAGTCCGATCCTTATTTTGATGGAGATGAGATCAGTCTTAGACTGGAAGCGGCCGTGTTGACATTACCTGATAAGCAAAGGCAGGTCTTCCAGATGAGGTATTATGAAGAGATGTCTTATAAAGATATAGCAGAAATATTAAATACTTCTGAAGGAGCATTGAAGGCATCTTTTCATCATGCAGTAAAGAAAATTGAAGAATTTGTTAAATCAAAAGAAGATAGCTTCTAAGTTGTTAAGTAAATGGATGATAATATAATATATGAACCCGAATTCCTGCACCTTTTAAAAGAAAGAGGTTCTTTTAAAGTGCCTGAACTTTATTTTGAGGAATTTTTAGAGCGGAATGAAAAAATAAGCCAGTTTGGTTACTTAGAATCTGATTTAAAGAGTCAGGATTTTCAAAATTGCCCAAAGGATTATTTTAAAGAGCTTCCGGATCTGATTTTAGAAAAAGTAAGGATTGATCATGTTTTACCTCATCAAGATAATTCGAAATTTCAAATACCTCAGGGGTATTTCCAAAACTTGTCAGACGAGGTTTTAGGGCAAATAAAGCATGACCAGACCTTAGCCCCAAAAAAATATTTCAGAAGTAGTTGGTTATACGCAGTGGCAGCAATGTTTGTTTTGGCTGTTTCACTAGTGGTGCTCAATTACCAAAATAACCAATTAGACAAGAATCTGGATCTCAGTAAAATTGATGAAGAGGTATTGATGGAATTTGCTTATGAAAATGCTGGAGATATGGATTCAGAAAGTTTAGCAAATTTATTGGATGAGGATGAATTGTATGAAATGGATCTCCAAATTGAATTAGGTGGAAATGATTTGGATGAAATGATTGAATTTTATCAATAAAAAATAAATGTTATGAGAAATGTAATGACAATATTATTAGGTTTTCTTATTCTTGGCAATAAGATGATTGCTCAAGAAGATAATGCGGAAGATTATGGGAAAAAGGAAAGATTTAGAGAAAAACTTGAAGCCCAGCGAATTGCTTACATTACCAATAAATTGGATTTGAGTTCTGAAGAATCCATAAAATTTTGGCCGGTTTATAACGAATATTCCAAAAAAAGATTGGAAATCAGAAAAGAAACCAGGGAATTGAGGCAGGGAAGGGGTGATAATCGAAATTCTGTGGATGATCAATTGGCTATTCAGGAGAAGGAGCTTCATCTGAAGAGGGATTATTATAATAGATTCAAACTTTTATTGCCAGAGAAAAAATTGAGCAGACTTGAAGAAGTGGAAAAAGAGTTCAACATGGAGGTAATAAAAACCCTGAGAGAACGAAGAAATAATAGATCTGGAGGTAGGTGATTCCTGTTTAGAATTCATTGAACAGCCTTCCGTCCGTAACTCATCTTAATTTACCGGTGACAGGAATTCCTAAAGTGCCCTAGATCAGGGGAACTTCACAGGTAGTTAAGGAATTTTAAAATTGAGTCCATACAGAATATTTTGCATGAACCTGTTGTAATTTTTGAATTTGTAATTGGTTGTTTTAAGGGGGCATTTAACCAATTAACATGTCTAAGATTAGTAAATATGCCGGTTTTTAAGCTGTGGCTTACAGTTTAAGTATCCTATATTTTCAACACGATAGTTTTTTAAAACAAAAAAAATACGGAAACTCAATAGCATCCGTATTTTTTTAATTTATCTATTTAATTAAGCGAGTAGCTTAAAAAATTATTTTTTAGCAGGGGTAGCAGTTTCCGCTGTTTTTAACGCTCTTGGAATCTCAATAGATACAATTGGCGTCGCAGCTGGAGTGACAATCTCAATACCATTTTCCGGGGTAATATCTCGGATTCTCATGGTCTGACCTAAATCCAAGGTAGTGATGTCGACAAAAAGCTCAGAAACCAAATGTTCGGGAACAGTCTTGATTTTGATCATCCTCATCCTCTGAACCATTTTTCCTCCTGATTTTACCCCAACAGCGGCACCTTTAAGCCTTAGTGGAAGCTCAACCTTGATGGAAGTTCCCGGCACTAACTTTAAGAAATCTATGTGTACCACAGCATCAGTAACCGGATGCCATTGTATTTCTTTAAGAATGCAACGATGAGTTGTTCCACCCAGAACGATGTCTGCGTATTTAAAATCCGGATTGTAAATCAATGATTTAAGATCTCCATTGGTTGCGTTGAACTGGATATTCTCATCCTTTGAGTACAGAACACAAGGAACAAGGCCTTCTTTTCGGTAGGACTTTGCGGCCTCTTTACCTATTTTACTTCTTTCTTGACCGTTAATGACGACTGATTTCATGAATCTTCAGTTTAAAAATTCTTTAAAAGGAGCGCAAAGATAGCAAGAAACTAAATAAAATGATAAAAAATTTAGCTTTTATCCATAAATAATGCAGTAATTGATCTATGCTCGTGGGTATTTCGAATGGCTCTGGCAAATAATTTGGCAGAAGACAGCACAGTGATTTTAGGAATTTCCTTGCGTAGTGGGAGGGTATCGGAGACAATTAGCTCATCAATAGAGGAATTCATAATCACATCATAAGCTTTTCCTGACAAAACAGGGTGGGTGCAAATTGCTTTAACTTTAGTAGCTCCTTTGGCAATGAGGGCATCAGCAGCTTTGGAAAGGGTACCTGCAGTATCCACAATATCATCGATCAAATATACTTCCTTTCCCTTTGGGTCGCCTATAACGGTGATTCCTTCCACTTCATTGGCCTTTTTGCGGTATTTATCACAAATGACCAAATCCTTCTGAAAGTATTTTGCATAATTTCTAGCCCTTTTGACACCACCCACATCTGCACAGGAAAAAATGACATTTTCCATATTTGTGTTTTCCAGAAAGGGCATGAATATCGCTTCAGATTTTAGATGATCCACAGGAATGTCAAAAAAGCCCTGAATTTGATCAGCATGCAGGTCCATAGTCATGATTCTGTTGGCCCCGGCAGCTTGGATTAGATTTGCAATGAGTTTTGATGAAATCGGTACTCTTGGTTTGTCTTTTCGGTCTTGTCTGGCGTAACCAAAATATGGGATAACTGCTGTAATGTAATCGGCTGAAGCCCGCTTGGCAGCATCAATCATGAGTAACAATTCCATAAGATTGTCAGAAGGCGCAAAAGTGGATTGAATAAAAAAGGAAAATGTTCCTCTTACAGACTCATTTATTACTGGTTGCATTTCCCCGTCTGAGAATTTTTGAATGTTCATGTCTCCAAGAGGGAATCCATAATGGTCAGAAATCTGACTTGCGAGATACATGGATTGTGTACCTGAAAAAAGCTTTACGTGTTGCATCTTTGCTAATATGAGGCACAAAGGTAGTAATTTTACCATTTGTTCACATGGTCAGTTAAAATGCAGAGAATTCAGGGATTATTCGTTAGTAATTCAGGAAATATTGGGCGGGGAGTATTTACAGCCGAATTTATTCCTTCTGGTTCAATAATTGAAATTTGCCCAGTCCTTGTCATTCCAAAGGATGAAGTAGATGTAATCCATGAAACAGAACTCCATGATTATTATTTTATTTGGGGTGAAGAAGATGAAGCCGCGGCTATTGCCCTTGGGTATGGCTCTTTATACAATCATTCATACCAACCAAACGCAAATTTTATTTTGGATCTGGATAACCAATCCATTGATATATTTTCAATCAAAGACATACAGGTAGGAGAAGAAATTACCTTCAATTATCATGGAGACCCAGAAGCCAAAGATGAATTGTGGTTTGATGAAGATGGCAAAAGAATTAAAAGAATAAAATACAAGACTTAAAATTTTTGATTACTTTTTAAATCTTGTATTTCATTTTCAATATTAATACAGTTGAAATCCTCTGACTTTTGTAGCGTTTCTAAAATATGCCTTTATAAAATATTGTCCCTTAGGTAAATCATCTAATGGAATTTCGATAGGTTTTCCATTGAAATCCAAATTTAAAGGATTTGATTTTTTTACAATTGTTCCAAAAATATCCATTACCTGGTAAGCTAATATTGGATCATTCCAATTCGTGGAGTATATAAAGATGTTTTCTTTTGCTGGATTTGGATGTAAATCAAATCCATGCTCTTGACCAACTGGATCTATTTCATTCCCGATGGTTATGGAATTACTGGTTAAGACATTGAAGTCCATGTCTAAACCAATTAATTTATATTCATATTCTAAAGCTTGGATGGCTTTTAAATCTGACCATTCTTGCGGACAAGACTGAGGATTGAGTTCAGAGCTGTCCGTTTTTACGAATCCAATACTTTCAAATTGATCATTGTTACTTTCTTTTCGAAGAATTTGCAAATAACGTAAACAGCTTTTGCTGGTTTTAGTCCATCGAAGAATATTTCTGGTAGCTAATTGTTGTCCCTGAAGTATTAAGTTTTCTGAATAACTTGAGCGACTGTTGATTTCGTATTCAGAATTTATTCTGGTATCCTTATTGGATTGCAATTTAAATAATGGGTGGTACACTCCACCACCTATACCCTTAATAGTATCACAAGAAATGCCGGAGTAAATACCTGTAGTAAAAGGCCCAAATTGGTTGGTTAAGTCAGAATCAAAGTTTGGATCAGTCCCCTGGTGATATGGAGATATCATGAAGCCATCAAGTGCCTGAAGTCTAATATAATAGCTTCCGGGTTTGAGACAGAAATAGAAATATCCATCATGATATATTTTGCCATCACTAACAAAAGTTTTTGTAGACGATACCATTTGTCCGGATGTTGCATCATGAGCATATACTTTTAAACCATTGATGCCATTCTCCGTCAGATCATAAATTCCATTTTGATTAATATCAAAAAAGACATATCCTGTTATAGGAATACATTTATATAATCCTAGATCCCAACTTTTGTCATTTTCTCCACCCATAAGCATAGTGGTCTCTGTTGTTGCAACGCCATTGAAATTTCCAACATCTGAGTCCAGAGTATCAATGGTTTTGTTTGGGTCGGTAATACTCCATGGATTATTAACAATAAACTTGAGGTAATATTTACCCGGGTTCACTTGATCAAAAAGATACTTACCGGACTTGTTTGTTTTTGTAGCACGTACAAATATATTTCCAGGTGACGAATATAGTTGAACTGAGATACCCTCAATACCTTCTTCGCCTAAATCCATTATGCCATTTGCATTTTTGTCATGCCATACCATGTCTCCTATACTCCCTTTAGAATTTAAACCTGCAACATCATGGTCATCTTCATCTTCATTGACCAAAGGTCCGCCTCCAAAAATGTTGTCATCATTCACATCTCCCGGTATAACTTTTCTTTCATTGGAATTGTCAGATGCAGGATTACTGTCCGCATCTTTATGTCCAATCTGCGAGCCATTCAAGTCCGTAGAACCAGTTATTTCGGCCCAGTTGTAAAAACTTGCAATGGATGTATCCGATTCTACAATCAACCTAAGTGTTGTTTCCATTTTTTGTCCAGGTAGAAAAATATTCTTGAAAGAATATACTGGGTTTACGCCATTTAATTGCCAACCAGGATTCAAATTTGGAGGAAATGAATAGCCTTTATTTAAATAATCTTTAATTTCGATCGAATTTGCATTAATATTTCCTTGGTTGAACACTGTGATTTTGAATTCAATTGTATCACCGTAATTACCTTTGTCTGGATTTAGAATTTCCTTCCTTAATGCAAAGTCAACTATTGGCGTTAAAGCAGGATCATGGTCATCCTCATCTTGAATGTTATCCCGGTCTCTATCGATTCCATCATCCTCAATAAAATTATCTGACAGGGTATTTACCTTGCCACCTGAATCATTTAAAGGATCTGCATCATAGTAGGAATCAATGTCCTTGATGTAAATAGTTCCACTGGTATCTATTGCAGAAGTTAACTCAGCAAGATTTAATAAATCAAGCCCACCTGAATAGATGGATTTTATCAGAAGTTTTAAATGTATTTGGACACTGTCACCAGAAAGTAATAGTCCGTTCCATTGGTATTTACCGTGTCGAGGGGCTGAAATATAGCTCCAATTATTTTGTGGAATCCAATTATATCCTGATGGGATGTAATCGGTAATCAAGAATTGCTTGCATGGAATAACTCCTTGGTTATGAACCGATATGATGAATTCTGCGGTATCACCATAGTGAAATATTTTTTCCGGACTCAAGTACTTCCTGAGCGCCAAATCAAATATGGCGGGCATGTCCGGATCATGATCATCTTCTTCACCAAAGATATCTGTCGAGGAAATATTGTTGTCTGAAATACTGCCAGGAAGTACTGCTCTTTCAAATTGCTGGTCAGACATTTCTTTACTGTCAATATCAAATCCGGTAGTATTTAATCCTCTTGAATTGTAGGATTCACTGATTTCCGCATAATTTATCCAGTCTGTAATCGGCCTGTTACCGTGCTTAAGTTTTAATATTATTGGAAATCTAAAACTAGAGTCAGGAGCAACATGTACCTGCATTGTTCTAAATGCATATTTACCGGATTTTAACCAACCAGGATTGACATTAGGATCAAATTCTAAACCAATTGGAATATAGTCAACTACAGTAATTTGCCCCAAAGTATCGGTACCCTGATTAAAAATACTTATTTCAAATTGAATATTATCTCCAGGGTAATGAGGCTTTGGTGATATAATTTTCTTGGTCAGAGCTAGGTCCCAAATATTTATTACTGCGGGGTCATGATCATCTTCATCCTGTATGCCATCGCCGTCTGTATCAACGCCGTCATCTGAAATTTGGTCATCTGAGGAAGTGTTAACCTTCCCTCCTGGATCATTCCCAAGAATTTCATCAGAATAACTGTCGAAGTCATCCTGGGAGATATTCAGGTTGTGAATAGAAAATACTGAAATCCCTGAAACTTCGGCTTCATTGATCCAGTTTCTGGAACTATTTGTTGGCAAAATTTTTAGTACAATGTTTTGAATTAGCGAATCTGCAGGATTAAGGTTACCAAAATACCGATAGTACGCTTTATTTCCTTGCAAAGTCCAATTTGGGTTAAACATTGGGTCAAAAGAGTATCCCGAAGGAATATAATCTACCAGGTCAATTTTTTTAGCCACAACATTTCCCTGATTATAAACTACTATCTTAAAGCTAACTGTGTCATAGTATTTGTAAGGTGGTAATGATATTACTGTTTTGGTTAACGCCAGGTCTAAGAAAGGAACTTCTGCAATATCGTGATCGTCTTCATCTTCATTTGGATTGATTTTCCTTCTTCCATAGATCAGGTCGTCATAATTTGAGCCAGGCAAAACAGTGTTATCATTATTTCTATTCTGGTCTGGAGTTGAGTCATAGTCTCTGGTTTCTTGAAATGACTTATCCAGAAAAGAGGATATTTCAGCACTATTAATAGATAAGGATTTTTGCCTTAAATGGTAGTTGGTTCTAACCAAAATGTCAATATTTATTGAATCACCAGCATTGATGGAATCAATTACGTAGGAATAAGTACTGTCATTAATTTCAACCCATCCGGAATTATAAAATGGATCAAAGTCAAAGGCTTTTGACAGGTAATCTGTGACAGAAATTTTCCTAGCTATCTGACTCCCCTGATTATAGACAACAATTCTAAAAGCAACTAATTCCTTATTTCTGACTGGAACTGAAGCCAAACAAATTTTCTTTAAGGCTAAATCGTAAAATTCAAAGTCAGTACATGCTGTATCTTTTTGATCAATGACGTTGTCTTGATTTATTTCTAATTGAGATTCATTAAAAAGACCATATTTTTCCTTAAATTGTCCATTTGCATCTTTTTGACAAAATTGATAAATTTTGTCACCGGGACTTGTAGAGGTAAGGTCAATTTGGTATCTCAATTTAATAAAAAAACTGTCGATACCATAGGCATTCAAACTTCGATTTGAAGCAAGTGTCCATCCACTAGTCCCTGGATTTGTGGACAGAATTTGATAT
Coding sequences:
- a CDS encoding RNA polymerase sigma factor gives rise to the protein MEKYQEKLYWNIRRMVLNHDDADDVLQNTFIKVYRNIGQFEQKSSLFTWLYRIATNETLSFIERNKKWKYDNLEDQSEHPAILALKSDPYFDGDEISLRLEAAVLTLPDKQRQVFQMRYYEEMSYKDIAEILNTSEGALKASFHHAVKKIEEFVKSKEDSF
- a CDS encoding 50S ribosomal protein L25, coding for MKSVVINGQERSKIGKEAAKSYRKEGLVPCVLYSKDENIQFNATNGDLKSLIYNPDFKYADIVLGGTTHRCILKEIQWHPVTDAVVHIDFLKLVPGTSIKVELPLRLKGAAVGVKSGGKMVQRMRMIKIKTVPEHLVSELFVDITTLDLGQTMRIRDITPENGIEIVTPAATPIVSIEIPRALKTAETATPAKK
- a CDS encoding ribose-phosphate pyrophosphokinase, producing MQHVKLFSGTQSMYLASQISDHYGFPLGDMNIQKFSDGEMQPVINESVRGTFSFFIQSTFAPSDNLMELLLMIDAAKRASADYITAVIPYFGYARQDRKDKPRVPISSKLIANLIQAAGANRIMTMDLHADQIQGFFDIPVDHLKSEAIFMPFLENTNMENVIFSCADVGGVKRARNYAKYFQKDLVICDKYRKKANEVEGITVIGDPKGKEVYLIDDIVDTAGTLSKAADALIAKGATKVKAICTHPVLSGKAYDVIMNSSIDELIVSDTLPLRKEIPKITVLSSAKLFARAIRNTHEHRSITALFMDKS
- a CDS encoding SET domain-containing protein-lysine N-methyltransferase, with product MQRIQGLFVSNSGNIGRGVFTAEFIPSGSIIEICPVLVIPKDEVDVIHETELHDYYFIWGEEDEAAAIALGYGSLYNHSYQPNANFILDLDNQSIDIFSIKDIQVGEEITFNYHGDPEAKDELWFDEDGKRIKRIKYKT